From Gemmatimonadota bacterium, the proteins below share one genomic window:
- a CDS encoding DUF2235 domain-containing protein — protein sequence MLLFDGTWNSAAPRKGTITNVARLRALAERSGGPTQKVFYLHGVGRGWSAFIGPLWKFVNTITRGLLDPVFGGASGWGLSRQIREGYALLVREYLPGDEIFIFGFSRGAYAARSLVGLVQHAGLLTAGHERQIQAVTHAYHRLLRGDRHKRTLEQRRRLSHDHVRVRFLGLWDTVGAMGAPVWGGQFSLNPLPIAPRFHAVNAMSLVDTVCHAVAIDEQRVSYTPVLVELDASNAPRLLRQEWFRGAHADVGGGVRGGHAFSRAAAMDARPRTRRGTRVRARPGARRNKKRAAARFDRAVLASGRVATTVSARVERR from the coding sequence GTGCTGCTGTTCGATGGAACCTGGAACTCTGCCGCACCGCGCAAGGGGACCATCACCAACGTCGCGCGCTTGCGCGCCCTCGCCGAGCGTTCTGGCGGGCCGACGCAGAAGGTGTTCTACCTTCACGGCGTGGGACGAGGCTGGTCTGCCTTTATCGGACCGCTGTGGAAGTTCGTCAACACCATCACGCGTGGCCTGCTGGACCCGGTCTTCGGGGGGGCGTCGGGGTGGGGGCTGTCTCGTCAGATTCGGGAGGGCTACGCGCTGCTCGTCCGTGAATACCTCCCCGGGGACGAGATCTTCATCTTCGGTTTCAGCCGTGGAGCGTATGCTGCACGGAGTCTCGTCGGCCTCGTGCAGCACGCAGGACTGCTAACCGCCGGGCACGAGCGCCAGATTCAAGCGGTGACGCATGCATATCATCGTCTGCTGCGCGGGGACAGGCACAAACGCACACTGGAGCAACGTCGGCGCCTGTCGCACGACCACGTGCGGGTGCGCTTTCTCGGGCTCTGGGATACGGTTGGCGCGATGGGAGCGCCCGTCTGGGGAGGACAGTTCAGCCTCAACCCTCTCCCGATTGCCCCACGCTTCCATGCCGTCAATGCGATGTCGCTTGTCGATACCGTCTGCCATGCCGTGGCGATCGACGAGCAGCGGGTATCCTACACTCCCGTGCTGGTCGAGCTGGACGCGAGCAACGCGCCAAGACTGCTCCGGCAGGAGTGGTTTCGCGGCGCGCATGCAGACGTAGGAGGAGGGGTACGAGGAGGTCACGCTTTCTCTCGTGCCGCTGCAATGGATGCTCGCCCACGCACGCGACGCGGGACTCGTGTTCGAGCACGACCCGGCGCACGCCGCAACAAAAAGCGTGCAGCCGCAAGATTCGATCGGGCCGTTCTGGCTAGCGGGCGTGTGGCCACGACCGTTTCCGCTCGAGTCGAGCGGAGATGA